One genomic region from Mytilus trossulus isolate FHL-02 chromosome 9, PNRI_Mtr1.1.1.hap1, whole genome shotgun sequence encodes:
- the LOC134685387 gene encoding prenylcysteine oxidase 1-like, which yields MMHRLLSCSFVIFCAFIHNANVQKIPTIGIIGAGISGTSTAHFMRELFGDEAKIDIYEKNNVGGRLATVAIGDHEYEVGGAIIHPKNMYMVNFTKILGLDQISHAGGTLGIWNGEEVVVKTSKYKVVAMAQLLWRYGMDIYNIQNWVQTELMNDFMKIYDIQAGGHAYTSVTDLLAAMNPKFVDYLSITIKDLMKKEGYSDKFINELVMGAMRTNYGQTTDVPAFVGVVSMAGVDDGLWSVKGGNKRVPELLVKHAKANVIEGEVKVVRLVEEDPPLYEIDYKCKNCASVNEIKTREYDILVVAKPLHPDINSIKFEGFTTEIKNFPHKYHVLTTTMVKGSPNATYFGLNSPDDFPTELLTGSDQIHFNSIGKQKSVNDVDGTSVYKVFTNTPLDKEKVKTYFNSEDDLRMVFWRSYPEYDFKADSLPPFVLHDKIYYVNAIELAASAMEMSVLSAKNVALLAHHHWTGNLDKIDEPFDVKGSADKTEL from the exons ATGATGCACCGGCTTTTATCTTGCAGTTTTGTTATCTTTTGTGCTTTCATTCATAATGCCAATGTCCAGAAAATACCAACAATCG gtATTATTGGAGCAGGGATCAGTGGAACATCAACTGCACATTTTATGAGAGAATTATTTGGTGACGAAGCAAAGATTGatatatatgagaaaaacaaTGTTGGTGGTAGACTAGCAACCGTAGCCATAGGTGACCATGAGTATGAAGTTGGAGGAGCAATCATTCATCCCAAAAATATGTACATGGttaattttaccaaaattttag GTCTTGACCAGATATCACATGCTGGAGGTACATTAGGGATATGGAATGGAGAGGAGGTGGTTGTCAAGACCAGTAAATACAAGGTCGTTGCCATGGCACAGTTACTATGGAGATATGGAAtggatatatataatatacaaaactgGGTACAGACTGAATTGATGAATGACTTTATGAA aatttATGACATACAGGCAGGTGGGCATGCCTATACCTCTGTTACAGATTTACTGGCAGCCATGAATCCAAAGTTTGTTGATTATCTGTCTATCACCATCAAAGATCTCATGAAAAAAGAAGGTTACTCTGACAAGTTTATCAATGAATTGGTAATGGGAGCCATGAGGACTAATTATGGACAGACCACAGACGTTCCAGCATTTGTTG GAGTTGTGTCTATGGCTGGTGTTGACGATGGACTCTGGTCAGTTAAAGGTGGAAACAAAAGGGTTCCAGAACTTCTGGTCAAACATGCCAAAGCTAATGTTATAGAAGGTGAAGTAAAAGTGGTCAGATTGGTTGAGGAAGATCCACCATTGTatgaaattgattataaatgtaaaaattgtgCTTCTGTGAATGAGATAAAGACTCGTGAATATGATATCTTAGTAGTAGCTAAACCGTTACATCCTGATATAAACTCTATAAAGTTTGAAGGATTCACAACAGAGATTAAAAACTTTCCACACAAATATCATGTACTGACAACTACTATGGTTAAAGGTAGTCCAAATGCTACATACTTTGGTTTGAATTCTCCAGATGACTTTCCTACGGAATTACTCACAGGAAGTGatcaaattcattttaattcaattgGTAAACAAAAATCTGTAAATGATGTAGATGGTACTTctgtatataaagtttttaCCAATACACCTCTGGATAAAGAGAAAGTTAAGACTTATTTTAATAGTGAAGACGATTTACGTATGGTATTTTGGCGATCTTATCCAGAATATGACTTTAAAGCAGACAGTTTACCTCCCTTTGTATTACATGATAAGATATATTATGTAAATGCTATAGAATTAGCCGCATCAGCCATGGAAATGAGTGTCCTCTCTGCCAAAAATGTGGCCTTACTAGCGCACCACCACTGGACTGGTAACCTAGATAAGATAGATGAACCTTTTGATGTTAAAGGCAGTGCAGATAAAACAGAATTATAG